The nucleotide sequence CGTGTACGAAGTCGGGAAACTTGATTCCGTCCTGGATGAAAAAGACCGGAAAGTTGTTGCCGACCAGATCGTAGTTGCCCTGCTCGGTGTAGAACTTCGTCGCGAAGCCGCGCACATCTCGCACCGTGTCGGCCGAACCGCGAGACCCGACCACCGTGGAGAACCGGACGAACACCGGGGTCTGCGTGCCCGGACTGGTCAGAAACCTCGCCGCCGTGTACTCGGCCAGCCAGTCGTCGTACGGTTCGAAAAACCCGTAGGCGCCGGCTCCGCGCGCATGCACCACTCGCTCCGGGATGCGTTCGTGGTCGAAATGAGTGATCTTCTCCCGGGCGTGGAAGTCCTCCAGCAGCGTAGGACCCCGGTCACCCACCGTCAACGAATCGTCGGTGTGGTCGACCCGGACACCCTGCTGGGTGGTGAGGTATCCGGTGTCGCGACGGACCCGGTTCGGCTGCAAAGCCTGGTGCTTTTTGTCAGACGTGTTGTCGGTTGCCATGGCGTTCCGGTTACCACCGTTAATCAGAACGAAACAGGAACCGACCCTTGTCACCTGTTCACCGCTGCTCCGGTTGCCTAGGCTCTAAGGGGGTAACCGAGGGTGTGGTGATTCAGGCGAACAAGGGATCCGACGACTTGCGGGGCGTCGTAGCGATCGGTGCGTCTGCTGGGGGTGTGGAAGCGCTGTCCAACCTGGCGGCGGGGTTGTCGCCGGATCTGCCCTATGCCTACCTGATGGTCTTGCATATGCCCGCCGGAGCGCCGAGCATCCTGGCCCGCATCGTCGACCGGAAGGGTCCGCTGCCCGCTGTCACCGCGGAAGACGGGGCGTCCCTGCTGCCCGGCCACATCTACGTCGCACGCCCGAATCGCCATCTTTTGGTCGAAGACCATCGCCTGGTCGTGTCGCAGGGGCCGACGGAGAATGGGCACCGACCCGCGATCAACGCGTTATTCCGTTCGGCTGCATTGGCTTTTGGGCCACGAGCGATCGGCGTTTTGCTCTCGGGTGTGCTTGACGACGGCGTGTTGGGGCTGGCGGCGATCCGTTCCCGGGGCGGCACCACGATCGGTCAGTCACCCGACGACGCGTTGTTCTCGGCCATGCCGACCAATGCCCGTGACGCCGGCGTGGTGGAGCAGCAAGCGGCGGCCGCCGACATGGGCGAGGTGCTCAGAAAGCTGTCGCACCGAGAGATCGAGGAGTTGGACATGGAGCCCGACGCTGCGATGGAGGTGGAAAACCGCATCGCCATGGCCTCCCACTTCGCCACCGACTTCGACACCCAGGAACTCGGCCCGGCGTCGGGGTACACCTGCCCGGACTGCAAGGGATCGCTCGTTTCGTTGGACGGCGGGAGTTTTCGCTGCCGCGTCGGTCACGCCTGGACGCGCGACGCGCTGCTGGCCGCCCGCGACGACGAGGTGGAGAACGCGCTGTGGGTGGCCCTGCGCAGCCTGCAGGAGAAGGCGAAATTAGCCAGGCAACTGGCGGACACCGTGGATCACGGCCTGCTCTTTCAGCGTTATGTGTCCCTGGCCGAGGAGGCCGAACGCGCGCTGAGCGTGCTCAGCCAGCGTCTGGCGGCCTCCGGCCCCCGCCGGGGTGATGCCGGTGGCTGAAAACAACTTTCCTACCCGGCCTATCCGGATCGACACCGAGTGCCACCATGGGGTGTCGTTCCTCAAACTGGCGGGAGCCCTGGATGCCGCCAGCTATCGCATGCTGCGCGACACTATGATCAAGGCGGCGCTCGACGAGCCGCGCGCGGTGCTCGTCGACATCAACGATTTATCCGTGTCGTCACCATCGTCGTATTCGGTGTTCGCCAGCGCCCGCTGGCACGTCAGCGTCTGGCCCGACGTGCCGATCCTGCTGGTCTGCGCGGACCCGCGGCGTCGGCAGGCGATCACGCGCAGCGGCGCGGCACGGTATGCGCCGGTGCACCCCACCGGCGAGGCGGCACTGGCGATGGTCGCCGATGGGTCGCCGGCGGCCCGGCGGCGCGCACGGACCCAGCTTCCGGCCGACGCCGTCAGCATCGGTCTGGCCCGACACTCGGTCGCCGACTGGCTCACCGCGTGGGGTCAGGAGGAGCTGACCGCCGTTGCCGGCTTGGTGGCAACCATTTTCGTCGATAACGTCCTCGCTCACACCGACAGCGCGCCGCTGTTGATCGTCGAGAATTATCAAGACACGGTCACCGTTGCGGTGCAGGATGGCAGCCGAACGCCGGCGAGCCTGCATGAGGATTCCGACCGCGGCGCGGAAATCGTGTCCGGTCTGGGCATCGTTGCCGCGCTCTGCCGCGCCTGGGGAAGTACCCCGACACCCACCGGCAAGACGGTGTGGGCATCGGTCGGTCGCGAAAACCGGCTTTAACGTCGCGAGTAGTGTTCGAGTTCTTCGGCATACGCTTTTGAAACGGAACTCCATGGACGGTACGACGGACGAGTCCTTCGAGGCTTTGCTGCGCTATCTGCGCGATTCCCGCGGCTTCGACTTCACCGGCTACAAGCGGACGTCGCTGATGCGTCGCGTCCAGCATCGGATGGATCAGGCCGGATGCACCTCATTCGAGGAATACCTCGACGTGCTGCAGGCCAGCTCGGACGAGTTCGCGTCGTTGTTCAACACCATCCTCATCAATGTCACCGCGTTCTTCCGCGATCCCGACGCGTGGGACTTCATCAGCGCCGAGGTCATCCCCCGGCTACTGGCCGAGCGGGGTCCCAACGACCCGGTGCGGGTGTGGAGTGCGGGATGCGCGTCCGGGCAGGAGGCCTACACGCTGGCCATGCTGCTCGCCGAGGCGCTGGGCCCCGAGGCGTTTCGCCAGCGCGTGAAGATCTATGCCACCGACGTCGATGAGGAGGCATTGACGGAGGCGCGCGCCGCATCGTATGACGCCCGGGCCGTCGAGGGGGTGCCGGCGGATCTGTTGGCCCGCTACTTCGAGCAGGTCAACGGCCGCTACCTGTTTCACAAGGATCTGCGCCGTGCGGTCATTTTCGGCCGCAACGACCTGGTCAAGGATGCGCCGATCTCCCGGGTCGACCTGTTGGTGTGCCGCAACACCCTGATGTATCTCAACGCCGAAACCCAACGAAATGTCCTGGGCCGTCTGCATTTTGCCCTTGGTCCGCAGGGCACGCTGTTTTTGGGACATGCCGAGATGCTGCTCAGTCACAGCGATCGGTTCACCCCGCTGAACCTCAAAGATCGCATCTTCCGCAAGGCCATCGGCTCACACACGGGCGTGGATCGTTACGACCCGAGTGCGGCTTTCTACGATCGACAAAATGACCAGTCCGGCCTGAGCAACTTGCGCGAAATGGCTTTCCGCGCAAGCCCGGTGGCCCAGATCGTGGTCACCGGCGAGGACACCGTCGCCATGATCAATCAGCAGGCCGAGAACACCTTCGGTCTCTCGGCACGCGACATCGGCCGGCTGCTGCGTGATCTCGAAGTGTCGTACCGCCCGGTCGAGCTGCGCGCC is from Mycobacterium conspicuum and encodes:
- a CDS encoding STAS domain-containing protein, yielding MAENNFPTRPIRIDTECHHGVSFLKLAGALDAASYRMLRDTMIKAALDEPRAVLVDINDLSVSSPSSYSVFASARWHVSVWPDVPILLVCADPRRRQAITRSGAARYAPVHPTGEAALAMVADGSPAARRRARTQLPADAVSIGLARHSVADWLTAWGQEELTAVAGLVATIFVDNVLAHTDSAPLLIVENYQDTVTVAVQDGSRTPASLHEDSDRGAEIVSGLGIVAALCRAWGSTPTPTGKTVWASVGRENRL
- a CDS encoding CheR family methyltransferase, which produces MDGTTDESFEALLRYLRDSRGFDFTGYKRTSLMRRVQHRMDQAGCTSFEEYLDVLQASSDEFASLFNTILINVTAFFRDPDAWDFISAEVIPRLLAERGPNDPVRVWSAGCASGQEAYTLAMLLAEALGPEAFRQRVKIYATDVDEEALTEARAASYDARAVEGVPADLLARYFEQVNGRYLFHKDLRRAVIFGRNDLVKDAPISRVDLLVCRNTLMYLNAETQRNVLGRLHFALGPQGTLFLGHAEMLLSHSDRFTPLNLKDRIFRKAIGSHTGVDRYDPSAAFYDRQNDQSGLSNLREMAFRASPVAQIVVTGEDTVAMINQQAENTFGLSARDIGRLLRDLEVSYRPVELRAYLEQAKVERRSARIQDVKWQRPGAETVWFEIHINPLVDVDNGLLGVSIVFFDVTATRALLDKVVQTNSQLEAAYEELQSTNEELETTNEELQSTVEELETTNEELQSTNEELETMNEELQSTNDELHTINDTLRERSVELDDAKNFLDSLVNSVRLGMVVVDLEMRVAVWNRGSEELWGLRADEAAGVNFTALDIGLPMDTVRPLIGNAFVDPDSTGETLVDAINRRGRTTRVRVTCTSFISNEGAVSGALLLMEVLEQPSA
- a CDS encoding chemotaxis protein CheB; translation: MVIQANKGSDDLRGVVAIGASAGGVEALSNLAAGLSPDLPYAYLMVLHMPAGAPSILARIVDRKGPLPAVTAEDGASLLPGHIYVARPNRHLLVEDHRLVVSQGPTENGHRPAINALFRSAALAFGPRAIGVLLSGVLDDGVLGLAAIRSRGGTTIGQSPDDALFSAMPTNARDAGVVEQQAAAADMGEVLRKLSHREIEELDMEPDAAMEVENRIAMASHFATDFDTQELGPASGYTCPDCKGSLVSLDGGSFRCRVGHAWTRDALLAARDDEVENALWVALRSLQEKAKLARQLADTVDHGLLFQRYVSLAEEAERALSVLSQRLAASGPRRGDAGG